A portion of the Novosphingobium sp. KA1 genome contains these proteins:
- a CDS encoding MFS transporter — protein sequence MAETPRNSHGTEPSASDMRLVIAASSMGTVFEWYDFFIYGTLAAVIGNTFFPSGNETLETLLVWAGFAVGFCFRPLGAILFGFLGDRLGRKYTFLVTVTLMGVATAGVGFTPSSASIGLAAPVIVLLLRVVQGLALGGEYGGAAIYVSEHSPRHRRGFHTGFIQASVVGGFVLSLIVVLSCKAMMSPATWEAWGWRLPFVLSLVLLALSLYMRLKLSESPVFRAMREEGKLSGNPFKESFTYPGNRRRIFIALFGISAGLTVIWYTAMFSALSFLKGAMRMADTSAEIIVGVSAAVGMAFFVIFGSLSDKVGRRQPIILGYMLTLLLLFPAFWLIGNNANPALSRAAEQAPVLVAGPDCKFNPFRNEQDTDCGKLLGDLTGAGIAYRVVDAKHLLLKVGSRPLPMAEYPWADKAARGQMLQGWLAQAGYNFTKDRPTLSGAITIVGVLVALMALAGATYGPAAALLSEMFPPRIRYSSMSIPYHLGTGYFGGFLPLISSYMVASSGNPYQGLWYTWIVVAIALAVSLWGLRGGPPREYGDPSV from the coding sequence ATGGCCGAAACGCCGCGCAATTCGCATGGGACCGAGCCCAGCGCGTCCGACATGAGGCTGGTGATCGCGGCCTCATCGATGGGGACCGTGTTCGAATGGTACGACTTCTTCATCTACGGCACCTTGGCGGCCGTGATCGGAAATACCTTTTTCCCCTCGGGCAACGAGACGCTGGAAACCCTGCTGGTCTGGGCGGGCTTTGCGGTGGGCTTCTGTTTCCGGCCGCTGGGCGCGATCCTGTTCGGCTTTCTGGGGGACCGACTGGGGCGCAAGTACACGTTCCTGGTCACCGTCACGCTCATGGGCGTCGCGACGGCCGGGGTCGGCTTCACGCCCTCATCCGCAAGCATCGGTCTCGCCGCGCCCGTCATCGTGCTGCTGCTGCGGGTGGTGCAGGGATTGGCGCTCGGCGGTGAATACGGCGGTGCGGCGATCTATGTTTCCGAACACTCGCCGAGGCACCGGCGAGGATTTCACACCGGGTTTATCCAGGCCAGCGTGGTCGGGGGCTTTGTGCTCAGCCTGATCGTCGTCCTTTCCTGCAAGGCGATGATGAGCCCGGCAACATGGGAAGCCTGGGGCTGGCGCCTGCCGTTTGTCCTGTCGCTCGTGCTGCTGGCGCTGTCACTCTACATGCGCCTCAAGCTTTCGGAGAGCCCGGTGTTCCGCGCGATGCGCGAGGAGGGCAAGCTTTCCGGCAATCCGTTCAAGGAAAGCTTCACGTATCCCGGCAATCGCCGTCGTATCTTCATCGCCCTGTTCGGCATTTCCGCTGGCCTGACGGTGATCTGGTACACCGCGATGTTCTCGGCGCTGAGCTTCCTCAAGGGTGCCATGCGCATGGCCGATACCAGTGCGGAAATCATCGTCGGCGTGTCTGCTGCGGTGGGGATGGCCTTTTTCGTGATCTTTGGCAGCCTGTCCGACAAGGTCGGGCGCCGACAACCGATCATCCTCGGCTACATGCTGACACTGCTGCTGCTGTTTCCGGCTTTCTGGCTGATCGGCAACAATGCCAATCCGGCTCTTTCCCGCGCGGCCGAGCAGGCTCCGGTGCTGGTGGCAGGGCCCGACTGCAAGTTCAATCCGTTCCGCAACGAACAGGACACCGACTGCGGAAAGCTCCTGGGCGACCTTACCGGGGCGGGCATTGCCTACCGCGTTGTCGACGCCAAACACCTCTTGCTGAAAGTCGGCAGCAGGCCGCTGCCGATGGCGGAGTACCCCTGGGCCGACAAGGCTGCCCGCGGGCAGATGCTGCAAGGCTGGCTGGCGCAGGCGGGCTACAATTTCACCAAGGATCGGCCAACCTTGAGCGGGGCGATCACCATCGTCGGGGTGCTGGTTGCGCTCATGGCGCTGGCCGGGGCGACGTACGGGCCGGCGGCAGCCTTGCTGTCCGAGATGTTTCCGCCGCGAATCCGCTACAGTTCGATGTCGATCCCCTATCATCTCGGCACCGGCTACTTTGGCGGTTTCCTTCCTTTGATTTCCAGCTACATGGTCGCCAGCAGCGGCAATCCGTACCAGGGGCTCTGGTACACCTGGATCGTTGTTGCCATCGCGCTTGCCGTCTCTCTGTGGGGACTGCGAGGTGGCCCCCCGCGTGAATATGGTGATCCTTCTGTCTGA
- a CDS encoding iron-sulfur cluster assembly scaffold protein gives MSATVLYTPEVLGLAVRLAEHGWDDSLPFQAEARSPSCGSTIALGLALDACGRVERIGIRSHACAIGQAAAAIFADAVQGRSRADIAEANEAIASWLGGQASLPDWPGLSQIAAARDYPARHGAVTLPWKAALAALPEPARNG, from the coding sequence GTGTCTGCAACCGTTCTCTACACCCCCGAAGTGCTGGGGCTGGCCGTCAGGCTCGCTGAACATGGCTGGGATGATAGCCTGCCCTTCCAGGCCGAGGCGCGCTCGCCAAGCTGCGGTAGCACCATCGCGCTCGGCCTTGCCCTTGATGCATGCGGGCGGGTGGAGCGTATCGGTATTCGCAGCCATGCCTGCGCCATCGGGCAGGCCGCAGCCGCTATCTTTGCCGATGCCGTGCAAGGCCGCAGCCGGGCCGACATTGCCGAGGCGAACGAAGCGATCGCAAGCTGGCTCGGCGGGCAGGCCTCGCTCCCGGATTGGCCGGGACTTTCGCAGATCGCCGCCGCGCGCGACTATCCGGCCCGTCATGGGGCGGTGACGTTGCCATGGAAGGCTGCGCTCGCAGCGCTTCCAGAGCCAGCCCGGAACGGCTAA